The following coding sequences lie in one Pirellulales bacterium genomic window:
- a CDS encoding prolipoprotein diacylglyceryl transferase: protein MFTTLFHIPPEAFGIPLFGFGLFFYVWLVASLGFLGWLASKQGFTADTFAYLPILLGIGAFIVYIVPAMSDADGLAIRGYGAVLVLAVVLAVYLSARRARQMGVDPELIYGASFWLFVCGIIGARLFYVIQYRDQFRGVDFRDTLFQLINVSQGGLVVYGSLIGGGAALAWFIWRHKLPPLATVDLFTPSVILGMGIGRLGCFLNGCCFGGPSDLPWAVCFPQGSPPYMRQLQEGELYLHGLKFQEPISAPPVIAAVEPDSLAARAGLHAGQQIDAINGKPVDNVRDAEIVLLDVDKPGETLDISIVGESKIHEWSIADRGWSMPVQPTQIYSAIDALLLAFFLTVYYPFRRRDGELLALALTCHGITRFLLEVIRTDESAIGGTGLTISQNISLGVLVGAAGLWFYISQQPKGSVLPERAWLFARYRAS from the coding sequence ATGTTTACGACACTCTTTCATATTCCGCCCGAGGCCTTCGGCATTCCGCTGTTCGGCTTCGGATTGTTCTTCTACGTCTGGCTGGTCGCCTCGTTGGGTTTTCTGGGGTGGCTCGCGAGCAAGCAGGGCTTCACGGCCGATACGTTCGCCTATCTGCCGATCCTGCTGGGCATCGGGGCGTTTATCGTCTACATCGTGCCGGCGATGTCGGATGCCGACGGACTGGCCATTCGCGGTTATGGCGCGGTGCTGGTGCTGGCCGTCGTGCTGGCCGTCTATCTCTCCGCGCGTCGCGCGCGGCAGATGGGGGTCGATCCCGAGCTGATCTACGGCGCCTCGTTCTGGCTTTTCGTCTGCGGCATCATCGGCGCGCGGCTCTTCTACGTGATCCAATACCGCGATCAATTCCGCGGCGTCGATTTCCGCGACACGCTGTTCCAACTGATCAACGTCTCGCAGGGAGGGTTGGTCGTGTACGGGTCGCTCATCGGTGGCGGCGCGGCGCTAGCCTGGTTCATCTGGCGACACAAACTGCCCCCCCTGGCGACTGTCGATCTCTTCACCCCCTCGGTCATCCTGGGCATGGGTATCGGCCGGCTGGGATGCTTCTTGAATGGCTGCTGTTTCGGTGGGCCGAGCGATCTCCCCTGGGCCGTCTGCTTTCCTCAGGGTAGCCCCCCTTACATGCGCCAACTGCAAGAAGGCGAGCTCTACCTGCACGGGCTGAAGTTCCAGGAGCCGATCAGCGCCCCGCCGGTGATCGCCGCTGTCGAACCCGACTCGCTGGCCGCCCGCGCCGGACTGCACGCGGGACAACAAATCGACGCCATCAACGGCAAGCCCGTCGACAACGTGCGCGACGCCGAGATCGTCCTGCTCGACGTCGACAAGCCGGGCGAAACGCTCGACATTTCGATCGTCGGCGAATCGAAGATCCACGAATGGAGCATCGCCGATCGTGGCTGGAGCATGCCGGTGCAGCCGACGCAGATCTACAGCGCCATCGATGCGCTGCTGCTGGCCTTTTTTCTGACGGTGTACTATCCGTTCCGCCGTCGCGATGGTGAGTTGCTGGCGCTGGCCCTGACCTGCCACGGCATCACGCGCTTTCTGCTCGAGGTGATCCGCACCGACGAGAGCGCCATCGGGGGGACGGGGCTCACCATTTCACAGAACATCAGCCTGGGCGTGCTCGTCGGCGCGGCGGGGCTGTGGTTCTACATCTCGCAGCAACCCAAGGGCTCGGTCCTGCCGGAGCGGGCCTGGTTGTTCGCGCGGTATCGCGCGAGTTGA